In Salvelinus namaycush isolate Seneca chromosome 37, SaNama_1.0, whole genome shotgun sequence, the following are encoded in one genomic region:
- the LOC120031572 gene encoding uncharacterized protein LOC120031572, with protein sequence MEFRCLLFVLISSSVVLITQSDTTTKDPDWSDVVVTMVGREVTLPCVDWPLTGSVSINWKMKSPGVDHWKLVLSANERQQFSGAASKASMRLVDSNFQETGDFSLLFVPKMEDKGRYSCLIKQQEKKLREKIILLAILTVSIFPSATLPQHSTLRLMAEVSPASAVSEVTWLSPGGTPLRLARRSGGVVAKLPQILPTDQGAYICQVYPRGNSSTPIFHFTVDLRVDGMNVASFTNISHSAQISMASLTQTPLTLACPPMRGDYVLLYWKPPDSRNINTTTLVYGYDRWRDRTEQSKTHAQLSLDGPLSTPKEGFFSFLLSPGLNDGGLYTCEVFLNDNMFSQRTLLSILQVKARHSPSALVLTCHYTERSQVKRVVWSHQNQSRMLKWSSSAPGRLSTVVPLSPTQDTAGNYTCTMQLQNGQAIKAVYTVKLPPKENTESPTSISPPHPESNSASLLPSLLSALLLLVPLVAAVAGVLLWRQKDISRRGIEQSLSHYSGEVENIYENPEDVRQTTPQSSVYMDLKPRGENDVYEELDRYESCSLLETSTSQDLSAKA encoded by the exons ATGGAGTTTAGATGTCTCCTCTTTGTTCTTATTTCTTCTTCGGTGGTGCTCATCACTCAATCTGACACGACCACTAAAG ACCCTGACTGGAGTGATGTCGTCGTGACAATGGTTGGCAGGGAAGTCACCTTACCCTGTGTTGATTGGCCTCTCACGGGCTCTGTGAGCATTAATTGGAAGATGAAGTCTCCCGGGGTGGACCACTGGAAACTGGTCCTCTCAGCCAATGAGAGGCAGCAGTTCTCGGGCGCAGCCTCAAAGGCTTCCATGCGTTTGGTTGACTCAAACTTTCAGGAAACTGGGGACTTCTCTCTGCTGTTTGTCCCCAAAATGGAGGACAAGGGTCGCTACTCCTGTCTGATTAAACAGCAAGAGAAGAAACTGAGAGAGAAGATCATACTATTAGCCATCCTCACAG TCTCTATCTTTCCTTCAGCCACTCTCCCTCAGCACAGCACACTGCGTCTGATGGCAGAAGTGTCCCCCGCCTCCGCCGTTTCCGAGGTAACCTGGCTGTCCCCCGGCGGGACGCCGCTACGATTGGCAAGGAGGTCAGGGGGGGTGGTCGCCAAGCTGCCCCAGATACTCCCCACTGACCAGGGGGCATACATCTGCCAGGTGTACCCAAGGGGTAACAGCAGCACCCCTATATTCCACTTCACTGTGGACCTCCGCGTGGATG gtATGAATGTGGCCTCGTTCACCAATATAAGCCATA gTGCTCAGATCTCTATGGCCAGTCTCACCCAGACCCCTCTCACCCTCGCCTGCCCTCCGATGCGGGGCGACTATGTCCTGCTCTATTGGAAGCCCCCAGACAGCAGAAACATCAACACCACAACCCTGGTCTACGGGTACGACCGCTGGAGGGACCGCACAGAGCAAAGCAAG ACTCATGCCCAGCTGAGCCTGGATGGGCCATTGTCTACCCCAAAAGAGGGTTTCTTCTCCTTCCTGCTGAGCCCGGGGCTGAACGACGGAGGCCTCTACACGTGTGAAGTCTTCCTCAATGACAACATGTTCAGCCAGAGGACCCTGCTTAGCATCCTCCAAG TGAAAGCCAGACATTCTCCATCAGCCCTGGTCCTGACGTGTCATTATACAGAGCGTTCCCAG GTGAAGCGAGTGGTGTGGAGCCACCAGAACCAGAGTCGCATGCTGAAGTGGAGCTCCTCTGCCCCGGGTCGCCTCAGCACCGTGGTCCCCCTGTCCCCCACCCAGGACACGGCTGGGAACTACACCTGCACCATGCAGCTCCAGAACGGACAAGCGATCAAGGCAGTTTACACCGTCAAACTGCCCCCGAAAG agaacacagagagccctacttctatctctcctcctcacccagaGAGCAACAGTGCCtcgctccttccctccctcctctctgcttTATTACTCCTGGTGCCCCTGGTTGCCGCGGTTGCTGGTGTGTTGCTATGGAGACAGAAAGACATTTCTCGCCGCG GTATTGAACagtctctctcccactactctggGGAAGTGGAGAATATCTATGAGAATCCTGAGGATGTCAGACAG aCTACTCCCCAGAGTTCAGTATACATG GACCTGAAGCCCAGAGGGGAGAATGATGTCTATGAGGAATTGGATCG ATACGAATCATGCAGCCTTCTGGAGACCTCCACATCTCAGGATTTATCAGCAAAAGCTTGA